The Aulosira sp. FACHB-615 nucleotide sequence TAACAGCATTCTTCAGTCAGCAAAGCGAAAAACCTTGGTGTAATCCTTACGGTTTAGTTGGAACTGAACTTCGCAATGTCAGGTTTCAAGGAGGTGGGACATATTTACCTCCTTACTTTGATAATTTTGGCTTCATTGGTGATTTGAAATGGGAAAAGACTGATTTGGAAGTTGCATTTCTCATGGATACTAATGATCCTGAAAGATTAGCGTTAATTTTAAACCCTAAGCAACCGGTTAGCTTAATAGAATTATGGCGGGGGCCAGTCACATCTTTTATTACCAAGCAAGTAGGCTATTCTATTGAGTTAGTTAATCAAGCTTTAGGGTTTTTAGAAAACTTACTCAACTTAAGCATTGAACCCCTTGATAGAGATGGAGACGGTATACTTAACCCCTTAATTAAGTATGTACCATTCCCAACAATTATTGCCGGACAGTCTATATTAGAAGGTTTAGAAATTAATGGTAAAGTTAATGCTTGGGGTCATGCAGCAATTTTAAGTTTGCAAGGTGATAAAGCTTTTCAGCATATTGATGGTTCATTAAAAGTTCCAGAAATCGATTTAGAGTTTCTGAAAATTAAAGGCACAGATGATGATAGTTTAGATTTATCTATCAAGGTAACTCCTGATGAACATTATCTTCAAGGAGATGGTTATATAGAAATGTTTGGGCAAGAAATTGCCAATGTAGAATTTAAAATTACGCCGGAACAATCAATACTTAAAAACTTTGATATCAGTTTAGCTAATCTAGTGAGTATTGATGTTGATGCCTTAAGTATTGATAGAAAATCTGGTAAAGGCAGTGGCTTCGGCACAGTTTCTATTTTGGGCAATACTTTAGCAAGTATTACCTTTGATGTTAGCAAAGATAAGATTAATTTAAACAATGTCCAGCTAGGTTTAGCAGGTTTCTTAAGTTTAGTTATTCCAAACCTGACAGTTGACTTGAACAACCAAAGTGCCACAGGTACAGCAAATATTTTTGCTTTTAACCAGTCTTTGGGGAACGGCACATTATCATTAAATCGGCAAAATATAGAAATTAATAATACAGCAATTAATTTCGGTAATATCTTAAATATCAGTGTGCCGAATTTACAGCTTGATTTAATTAATAAAAAGTTGCTGGGTGCAGGTGATATAACTGTTTTGGGTAAAAAATTTACTGCATCAGGTATCAGCCTCAGTGAACGAGGTTTACAAGCTAGGAGTAATTTGAATTTTGGGATATTAGCTTTTGATGGTGCTACAGTTACACTGTTTAAAGGCATGAATAATTCTCTGAATAATTCTGCCAGTATTGCTGGTAATCTGAAGTTTTTAGGTTACACCTTTGCCGATATTAATGCCAGCGTTAATCATGATCAATTAGTTACATCTGGTAGCTTCAATTTTGCTGGGATTTTTCTCCTCAAGGGTGTAAACAATCAAAAACATGCCACAATCACACTTCACAAAGCGACAAATGGAAGGTCTAATTCTGTTAAAGTTATGGGTAGCTTTTATTTGTTGGGTCAAGAGTTGACTTCTCTGACGATTAGTGATTATCACGAAACTCTGAAAATTTTAGGGATAAAAGTTATTAGTAACAATAGCCGTAAAAAGTAATGTTCAGCGAAGTAAAACAATTTATTGCCAATTCTACCCATGATTTATCGGTAAATTTGTCCAGAATATTCATCTGGACTGTGTGGTTAATTTATGTTGGTTATTTATTATTAAGCGATATTCCACCGGGAGAGTCGCTGCTGCATGTCACACCCAAAACATTAGCAGAAATATTCAATTTGAGTATGAATTTTTGGTTAGTATTACCAATCATTTTCCCCAGTGAAGCGCCAATTAATAATCCCGTACTAGAGGGATTATTTAACATTGTGGTGACTTGGGGATTATTATTTTGGGGTTTTATAATTGATGGGCGCAACCAGCGATTTTCGATGATGACATTCTTAATTGGTACCGCATTACTCACCAATGTCTTTTTTCTTCCTTGGTTGGGGTTGCGTCAAGTAAATCCGCAAGTAGCAACAAATTCGTTGACATTTGTGGAAAAAGTAGGCGAAAGCCGAGTTTTACCTTCAATTTTGGCTGGTTTTTTTGTGGTTTCCTTGAGTTGGGCTGTATTAGCCCGTCCTGAGTACGGTGATATTACAACCCGTTGGCAAGATTTATTAGAATTATTATTTAGCGATCGCCTCGCATATTCTTTTGTGGTAGATATGCTAGTATTCTGGTTATTTCAGTCATGGCTAGTGAAAGATGATATGGCGCGTCGTCAATGGGATAACGACAAAATACTCTGGCTAGTCCGTTTAATACCATTTTGGGGACTAATTATATATTTGTGGCTACGTCCGTCACTAAAACTCGAAACACAGAATAATAGTTAGCCTCAATTTTTTACCTGTAAGACATCCGAGATAAAGTGTTTAAAACATAGCGTTTACAGTCGTCTTTGTCAGCAAATATTTGTAATGATTTGTTCACTTTAGTGATTTCAAATAACATTTTAACCTGATCACTAACAGAGCAGACAAAAAATTTAGCGTTAGCATTACTGACAATTTTCATTGCTGACACTAAATAACCCAAGCCAGAACTATCGATAAATTTAATTCCTTGCATATCAATCAATATAACGTTAGTACCGTGGTTGATCAGGTTGCTAATTTCATTTTGCAATTGATTGCCAGTAATTTTATCTAAAATTCCTGCTGGTTCAAGTATTGTTAGCCGAAGTTTGTCGTTCATAACTTAGTTACCTTTTTTATCAATTCAAGTTAGTTAGAAGCAGTTATAGTTGGATAAACTACAAGTTATACAATGTATATTCTCTATGAATAAGATAGAAATATACTATAGATACCTATTAGGTAGTTAACCAAAATTGAGCTAATTAAACGGGAGTTATTTTTGTACTAGCTAAAGCTACAGCGAGTATTTGACAGGAAACAGATTCCTCTATAAATGTCAGTAATAAGTCTTGCTCTAATAGCAACGATATTAATATCGCGCTTATTAATGGCAATTCTATAAATATTGGATACAAGTCATACAGTCAAGGCAATTAACTTTATAAGTCCTAAAAAATTAACTGCTTTGGAGTTACTTTTTTCTGGGTAAATACTTTAT carries:
- a CDS encoding STAS domain-containing protein encodes the protein MNDKLRLTILEPAGILDKITGNQLQNEISNLINHGTNVILIDMQGIKFIDSSGLGYLVSAMKIVSNANAKFFVCSVSDQVKMLFEITKVNKSLQIFADKDDCKRYVLNTLSRMSYR